TGGGTGAATTTCAAGCGGTGGAATCTCAAGGCCGTCCGCAACCCGTTCGTCCTCGTGGTCTCGCTCGTCCAGCCGATCATCTTCCTCGTCCTGTTCACCGAGGTGTTCGGCAACGTCGCCGGCGACGCGGTCAACCGCGGCATTCCAGGTATCGGCTACGAGACGTACCTGGTGCCCGCGATCGCGATCCAGGTCGCCCTCGCCGCCGCGGTCACCTCCGGCATCGGGCTGGTCAACGACATCGAGAACGGGATGTTCGAGAAGGTGCTGGTCTCCCCGATGAACCGCACCGCGGTGTTCGTCGGGAAGACCGCGGCCGAAGTGTTCCGGATCGCGGTACAGGTCGCGATCATCCTCGGCCTCGGCGTCCTACTTGGCGCGGAGATTGCGACGGGACTCGCCGGCGCCCTCGGGATCGTCGCCGTCGGCGTCCTGTTCTCGCTGTGGTTCATCGCGTTCTCGAACGCTCTGGCGATCCTCACCCGCGATCAGGAGTCGACGATCATCGGCGCGAACCTCCTCCAGTTCCCGCTGTTGTTCCTCTCGAGCGCCTTCCTCCCGCTCGAGACGCTGCCCGGCTGGATCCGGACGTTCGCCCGGTTCAACCCCGTCACCTACGGCGTCGACGCCGCGCGGTCGCTCATGCTCGATCAGGACGTGATGACGGTCGTCGAGGTCGCCTGGTTCGACGGGGCGTTAAACGGCGTCGTCCCCGGCGCGCTCGTCCTCGGCGGGATCGACCTCGCGCTCGGGCTCGTCGCGGTGTACCTGCTCTCGCGGGCCTCGAGTTCGGACGTTCGGTGACCGAATCGCGGAACCGAGCTACCGCCGGAGGCGGGCTACGAACTCGTCGTCCTCGTCCCGTTCATCGGTCTCGACGAGCCCGTCGTCCTCGAGATCCGAGAGCAGCCCCTCGAGCCACTCGCGCCCGTACTCGCCGTCCGGCGCGTAGTCGACGCGGATCCGGTGGCCGAGCGCGTCGAGCTCGAGTTCGTCGTACTCCCGCAGGGTGCCGATGACGCGCCCGCGGAACTGCCGGCGGCTCCCCTCGAAGGACGGCTGCGTGGGGACGTCCGGGGCCGTGAAGTCGCCGCTGGCGTACGCGTCGCACCACTCGCGCCACGGACAGCCCGCCCCGTCGCACTTCGGCGTCTGTTCGCAGGCGACGCCGCCCAGTTCCATGATCGCGTTGTTCCAGACCCGCGAGCGGCCCTCGGGCATGAGTTCCTGCGCAGCCTCCTCGAAGGCCTCGTCGTCGTCCGGCACGTCGAACGCGCGGTAGAGAACCCGCTTGACGTTCGTATCGACAACCGCGTCGCCGTTGTTGAAGGCGAAGCTCGCGACCGCGTTCGCGGTGTAGGGACCGACGCCCATCAGCTCCTGCAGTTCGTCGGGCGTCTCCGGGAAGTCGCCGCCGTACTCCGACTCCACTTGCCGGGCCGCCTCGTGGAGGTACTTCGCCCGATTGTTGTAGCCGAGACTGTGGTCGGTCCAGAAGCCGACGACGTCCGCCCGGTCGGCGGCCGCGAGATCGGCGGTCGTCGGCCAACGCTCGAGGAACTCCTCCCAGGCCGCGACGACGCGATCGAGTTGCGTCTGCTGGCTCATCACCT
The DNA window shown above is from Halopiger xanaduensis SH-6 and carries:
- a CDS encoding ABC transporter permease encodes the protein MSPPDSGGAESRDAAATADVAETGGPTETGRGTVDRTANTFLGDVWVNFKRWNLKAVRNPFVLVVSLVQPIIFLVLFTEVFGNVAGDAVNRGIPGIGYETYLVPAIAIQVALAAAVTSGIGLVNDIENGMFEKVLVSPMNRTAVFVGKTAAEVFRIAVQVAIILGLGVLLGAEIATGLAGALGIVAVGVLFSLWFIAFSNALAILTRDQESTIIGANLLQFPLLFLSSAFLPLETLPGWIRTFARFNPVTYGVDAARSLMLDQDVMTVVEVAWFDGALNGVVPGALVLGGIDLALGLVAVYLLSRASSSDVR
- a CDS encoding A/G-specific adenine glycosylase, with the protein product MSDTAADSAWRLPDDREAVRAALIEWYEDDHRDYPWRRTDDPYEILVSEVMSQQTQLDRVVAAWEEFLERWPTTADLAAADRADVVGFWTDHSLGYNNRAKYLHEAARQVESEYGGDFPETPDELQELMGVGPYTANAVASFAFNNGDAVVDTNVKRVLYRAFDVPDDDEAFEEAAQELMPEGRSRVWNNAIMELGGVACEQTPKCDGAGCPWREWCDAYASGDFTAPDVPTQPSFEGSRRQFRGRVIGTLREYDELELDALGHRIRVDYAPDGEYGREWLEGLLSDLEDDGLVETDERDEDDEFVARLRR